The following are encoded together in the Blautia obeum ATCC 29174 genome:
- a CDS encoding ABC transporter permease → MIAVYKRELRSYLTSMIGYLFIFFILFLTGIYFSAYQLGAAYPRFEYTLSALTFVFLISVPILTMRVLAEERKQKTDQLLLTAPVSIEKIVFGKYFALVTIFAIPMLIMCLYPLLMTKFGTVSLGAAYTAILGFFLLGCANLAIGVFISSLTESQVIAAVLTFVILFAFYMMNGISSFFSEGALSTCVTFGLLILAAAIIIYTMIKNFLISAVICVVGEIALVIVYVVNSSFFSGGIQKILDIFNLSSHFDNFANAIFDVKGILYFLSVIAVCLFLTVQSIAKRRWN, encoded by the coding sequence ATGATCGCAGTATATAAAAGGGAGCTGAGAAGTTACCTTACTTCTATGATCGGTTACCTGTTCATATTTTTTATCCTGTTTCTGACAGGTATTTATTTTTCGGCATATCAGCTTGGTGCAGCATATCCTCGTTTTGAGTACACATTAAGTGCACTGACCTTTGTATTTCTGATCAGTGTGCCGATTCTTACAATGCGAGTTCTTGCAGAAGAACGTAAACAGAAAACAGATCAGCTGCTTCTTACAGCACCGGTGTCTATTGAAAAAATTGTTTTTGGTAAATATTTTGCACTGGTTACGATCTTTGCGATTCCGATGCTGATTATGTGTCTGTATCCACTGCTCATGACAAAATTCGGAACAGTATCTCTGGGAGCAGCATACACTGCGATCCTTGGATTTTTCCTTCTGGGATGTGCAAATCTTGCAATTGGTGTGTTTATTTCCTCATTGACAGAAAGTCAGGTAATTGCGGCAGTACTGACATTTGTTATTCTGTTTGCTTTTTATATGATGAATGGAATTTCCTCTTTCTTCTCAGAAGGAGCACTTTCTACCTGTGTTACATTTGGACTTCTGATTCTGGCAGCAGCGATCATAATCTATACAATGATCAAAAACTTCCTGATCTCAGCAGTCATCTGTGTAGTTGGGGAGATCGCACTTGTCATTGTTTATGTTGTAAATTCCAGCTTTTTCTCAGGTGGAATCCAGAAAATTCTGGATATCTTCAACCTGAGCAGCCATTTTGACAATTTTGCAAATGCAATCTTTGATGTCAAAGGCATTTTGTATTTCCTGTCTGTGATTGCAGTCTGCCTGTTTCTGACTGTACAGTCGATTGCCAAGAGACGTTGGAATTAA
- a CDS encoding ABC transporter ATP-binding protein — MIEVNNLVKRYGDHTAVDHLSFKIEKGKIYGFLGPNGAGKSTTMNMITGYIASTEGTVTIDGHDILDEPEQAKKCIGYLPEMPPLYFDMTVGEYMNFVADLKKIPKDQKKSMVEEVMEMVKITDMKNRLIKNLSKGYRQRVGLAQAILGYPEVIILDEPTVGLDPKQIIEIRDLIKSLKKKHTVILSSHILSEVSAVCDYVLIISHGKLVASDTPENLGKLAEGSNTLNLLVKGDKDHIRIALGQIDGVKDITVASAKEEHAWNVTLSTKEDMDIREEVFFRMADAHCPILEMKSKKVSLEEIFLELTEDDKKKKNEKETDKKEGENK; from the coding sequence GTGATTGAAGTAAACAATCTGGTCAAACGCTATGGAGACCATACGGCAGTTGACCACCTTTCTTTTAAAATCGAGAAAGGCAAAATCTACGGCTTTCTGGGGCCAAACGGAGCTGGTAAATCTACGACTATGAATATGATTACTGGTTATATAGCATCTACGGAGGGAACGGTAACCATTGATGGTCATGACATACTGGATGAACCGGAGCAGGCAAAAAAATGCATCGGCTATCTGCCGGAGATGCCGCCTCTTTATTTCGACATGACAGTAGGCGAATATATGAATTTCGTTGCTGATCTCAAAAAAATCCCAAAAGATCAAAAAAAATCCATGGTAGAAGAAGTCATGGAAATGGTAAAGATTACCGATATGAAAAACCGTCTGATCAAGAATCTGTCCAAAGGTTACAGACAGAGAGTTGGACTTGCACAGGCAATTCTTGGTTATCCGGAAGTAATCATCCTGGATGAGCCAACCGTAGGTCTTGACCCGAAACAGATCATTGAGATCCGTGATCTGATCAAGAGCCTTAAGAAGAAACATACGGTTATTTTAAGTTCGCATATTCTGTCAGAAGTCAGTGCTGTCTGCGATTATGTATTGATCATTTCTCATGGAAAACTGGTTGCCAGTGATACACCGGAAAACCTTGGAAAACTTGCAGAAGGTTCCAATACCTTAAATCTGCTTGTGAAAGGTGATAAAGATCATATTCGCATTGCACTTGGACAGATTGATGGTGTGAAAGATATCACTGTCGCATCTGCGAAGGAAGAACATGCATGGAATGTAACACTTTCTACGAAAGAGGATATGGATATCCGCGAAGAAGTGTTCTTCAGGATGGCAGATGCACACTGCCCGATTCTGGAAATGAAGTCTAAGAAAGTATCTCTGGAGGAAATCTTCCTTGAACTGACTGAAGATGATAAGAAGAAAAAGAACGAAAAAGAGACAGACAAAAAGGAGGGGGAAAATAAATGA
- the rsmG gene encoding 16S rRNA (guanine(527)-N(7))-methyltransferase RsmG: MSYDLKVLEQGCEELGIALNDTQKQQFIAFYEYLAEKNKVMNLTGITEFQEVLVKHFLDSLACVKAVDMTKVSKIMDIGTGAGFPGVPLKIAFPHLEACLLDSLKKRVNFLEETFALLKLENITAIHGRAEEFAKNKAYREQYDLCVSRAVSNLATLSEYCLPYVKVGGNFISYKSGTVQEELQQAEKAVKILGGKIQDVVYFNLPDSEIQRSLVVIEKMKPTPGRYPRKAGTPLKEPLS, encoded by the coding sequence TTGTCTTATGATCTGAAAGTACTGGAGCAAGGGTGTGAAGAACTCGGAATTGCTCTGAATGATACACAGAAACAGCAGTTTATTGCTTTTTATGAATATCTGGCAGAAAAAAACAAGGTCATGAACCTGACTGGTATTACCGAGTTTCAGGAAGTGCTGGTAAAGCATTTCCTGGACAGTCTTGCCTGTGTGAAGGCAGTAGATATGACAAAAGTCAGCAAAATTATGGATATCGGAACAGGAGCCGGATTTCCGGGAGTACCACTTAAGATTGCGTTTCCGCATCTGGAAGCCTGTCTTCTTGACTCATTGAAGAAGAGAGTTAATTTTCTCGAAGAAACCTTTGCTCTTCTGAAACTGGAAAATATTACTGCAATTCATGGCAGGGCAGAAGAATTTGCCAAAAATAAAGCATACCGTGAGCAGTATGATCTGTGCGTATCCCGCGCGGTTTCCAATCTGGCTACGTTGTCTGAGTACTGTCTTCCATATGTAAAAGTGGGCGGAAATTTTATTTCTTACAAGTCTGGCACGGTTCAGGAAGAACTGCAGCAGGCAGAAAAAGCAGTTAAGATCCTCGGCGGCAAGATTCAGGATGTGGTTTATTTTAATCTTCCGGATTCTGAAATCCAGCGTTCTCTCGTTGTAATCGAGAAAATGAAACCAACACCGGGCCGCTATCCGCGTAAGGCAGGAACACCTCTGAAAGAGCCTCTTTCATAA